In Carya illinoinensis cultivar Pawnee chromosome 9, C.illinoinensisPawnee_v1, whole genome shotgun sequence, the following are encoded in one genomic region:
- the LOC122275785 gene encoding aspartyl protease family protein At5g10770-like isoform X2, whose amino-acid sequence MALQSRLVISKDTGGTTSASSSKEDPAGQKSINIPLKAGLSIGSGNYLLKIGLGTPAKYYTLLLDTGSSFSWLQCQPCSVYCHNQVDPLFDPSQSKTYKKLTCGTSQCSLLTEATLNKPFCSRSANTCIYTASYGDSSYSIGYLSEDLLTLAPSQTLPRFVYGCGQDNQGLFGKTDGIVGLARDQLSLLGQLSSKYGYAFSYCLPEAFTSSTGVGFLSFGESSLAASPAYKFTPMLTDSKNPSLYFLRLAAITVAGVPLRVGAVQYRVSTIIDSGTVITRLPAAVYTALQQAFVSIMSKRYAQAPAYSILDTCFKGSLKSLSVVPQIQFIFQGGADLTLKASNILIEADKGISCLAFAGSSQIAIIGNHQQQTFSVAYDVTRSRIGFAAGGCH is encoded by the coding sequence ATGGCTCTCCAATCCAGACTAGTTATAAGCAAGGACACGGGAGGCACGACTTCTGCCTCGTCCTCCAAGGAAGATCCAGCAGGACAAAAATCCATCAACATCCCTTTGAAGGCAGGCCTGTCGATCGGTTCAGGCAATTACCTATTGAAAATAGGCCTTGGCACCCCAGCCAAATACTACACCTTGCTTCTCGACACGGGCAGCTCCTTctcctggctccagtgccagcCTTGTTCTGTTTACTGCCATAACCAGGTAGACCCCCTCTTTGATCCCTCACAATCCAAGACTTACAAAAAGCTCACATGCGGCACCTCCCAGTGCTCTTTGCTCACTGAAGCCACCCTCAACAAACCCTTCTGTTCTAGATCTGCTAATACTTGTATCTACACGGCAAGCTACGGCGATAGTTCCTATTCTATAGGTTATTTGAGTGAAGACTTGCTTACCTTAGCTCCATCTCAGACACTGCCCCGTTTCGTTTATGGTTGTGGACAAGACAACCAGGGATTGTTCGGAAAAACCGATGGTATAGTGGGCCTAGCCCGTGACCAGCTCTCATTGTTGGGTCAACTGTCTTCAAAATACGGCTATGCATTCTCCTACTGTCTCCCCGAAGCTTTTACTTCATCTACCGGAGTGGGTTTCTTGTCCTTTGGAGAATCGTCTTTGGCAGCATCTCCGGCGTACAAGTTCACTCCCATGTTGACGGATTCTAAAAACCCAAGTTTATACTTCCTGAGGTTGGCAGCCATAACTGTTGCAGGTGTGCCGCTGAGAGTTGGTGCCGTCCAGTACAGGGTTTCTACCATTATAGATTCTGGAACTGTCATAACGCGCCTGCCTGCAGCCGTATATACTGCACTGCAGCAAGCCTTTGTAAGTATCATGTCCAAAAGGTACGCCCAAGCGCCAGCGTATTCCATATTGGATACTTGTTTCAAGGGGAGTCTCAAAAGCTTGTCTGTGGTGCCCCAAATTCAATTCATATTCCAAGGAGGAGCTGACCTCACACTTAAAGCTTCCAATATCCTCATAGAAGCTGACAAAGGCATTTCATGCCTGGCCTTTGCAGGTAGTTCCCAAATTGCCATTATTGGGAATCATCAACAGCAGACGTTTAGTGTAGCCTACGATGTCACCAGGTCCAGAATTGGTTTCGCTGCTGGTGGATGCCATTGA
- the LOC122275785 gene encoding aspartyl protease family protein At5g10770-like isoform X1 codes for MGPIWFLVLYLLLATPPSVLAELQQETELRHKQPGVRLEIHHARGHGSSSFNATHLLSLSDLLSRDEERVMALQSRLVISKDTGGTTSASSSKEDPAGQKSINIPLKAGLSIGSGNYLLKIGLGTPAKYYTLLLDTGSSFSWLQCQPCSVYCHNQVDPLFDPSQSKTYKKLTCGTSQCSLLTEATLNKPFCSRSANTCIYTASYGDSSYSIGYLSEDLLTLAPSQTLPRFVYGCGQDNQGLFGKTDGIVGLARDQLSLLGQLSSKYGYAFSYCLPEAFTSSTGVGFLSFGESSLAASPAYKFTPMLTDSKNPSLYFLRLAAITVAGVPLRVGAVQYRVSTIIDSGTVITRLPAAVYTALQQAFVSIMSKRYAQAPAYSILDTCFKGSLKSLSVVPQIQFIFQGGADLTLKASNILIEADKGISCLAFAGSSQIAIIGNHQQQTFSVAYDVTRSRIGFAAGGCH; via the exons ATGGGGCCAATTTGGTTTCTGGTTTTGTATCTTCTTTTAGCAACACCACCTTCAGTTCTTGCGGAGCTTCAGCAAG AAACTGAGCTGCGCCATAAGCAGCCGGGCGTCCGGCTTGAAATTCATCATGCTCGAGGACATGGCAGCTCTTCTTTCAACGCTACACATCTTTTATCCCTCTCTGACTTACTCTCGCGCGATGAGGAACGGGTCATGGCTCTCCAATCCAGACTAGTTATAAGCAAGGACACGGGAGGCACGACTTCTGCCTCGTCCTCCAAGGAAGATCCAGCAGGACAAAAATCCATCAACATCCCTTTGAAGGCAGGCCTGTCGATCGGTTCAGGCAATTACCTATTGAAAATAGGCCTTGGCACCCCAGCCAAATACTACACCTTGCTTCTCGACACGGGCAGCTCCTTctcctggctccagtgccagcCTTGTTCTGTTTACTGCCATAACCAGGTAGACCCCCTCTTTGATCCCTCACAATCCAAGACTTACAAAAAGCTCACATGCGGCACCTCCCAGTGCTCTTTGCTCACTGAAGCCACCCTCAACAAACCCTTCTGTTCTAGATCTGCTAATACTTGTATCTACACGGCAAGCTACGGCGATAGTTCCTATTCTATAGGTTATTTGAGTGAAGACTTGCTTACCTTAGCTCCATCTCAGACACTGCCCCGTTTCGTTTATGGTTGTGGACAAGACAACCAGGGATTGTTCGGAAAAACCGATGGTATAGTGGGCCTAGCCCGTGACCAGCTCTCATTGTTGGGTCAACTGTCTTCAAAATACGGCTATGCATTCTCCTACTGTCTCCCCGAAGCTTTTACTTCATCTACCGGAGTGGGTTTCTTGTCCTTTGGAGAATCGTCTTTGGCAGCATCTCCGGCGTACAAGTTCACTCCCATGTTGACGGATTCTAAAAACCCAAGTTTATACTTCCTGAGGTTGGCAGCCATAACTGTTGCAGGTGTGCCGCTGAGAGTTGGTGCCGTCCAGTACAGGGTTTCTACCATTATAGATTCTGGAACTGTCATAACGCGCCTGCCTGCAGCCGTATATACTGCACTGCAGCAAGCCTTTGTAAGTATCATGTCCAAAAGGTACGCCCAAGCGCCAGCGTATTCCATATTGGATACTTGTTTCAAGGGGAGTCTCAAAAGCTTGTCTGTGGTGCCCCAAATTCAATTCATATTCCAAGGAGGAGCTGACCTCACACTTAAAGCTTCCAATATCCTCATAGAAGCTGACAAAGGCATTTCATGCCTGGCCTTTGCAGGTAGTTCCCAAATTGCCATTATTGGGAATCATCAACAGCAGACGTTTAGTGTAGCCTACGATGTCACCAGGTCCAGAATTGGTTTCGCTGCTGGTGGATGCCATTGA